The Deltaproteobacteria bacterium genome includes a region encoding these proteins:
- a CDS encoding ABC transporter substrate-binding protein — MKVWLLLSALWFGLHAAPLSAGEAKAPLKLRVGLGSSPVPPLPNSVLWLAKDLGFYQREGLDIELIEFQGTPLAIAAMISGDIDVGNVSTSEVIRLSATKGAPMRAIHSPDARLYFLIAARDEIKSLQGLAGKTFGVARLGSVDHTQSMLTLKAMGVNPASLTVIAMGVPSTRAQALVAGRIDATSMSVGTWVTIQRESGVRVLVDHNTFFENATVVEKVNAATAKVIEEKPEQLRRFTAAIVKTARHFADNQESWVNAITKRRTKLDRGDAMNLWTTFKSSWAVNGLLNLDIYRKTAEFYYQTASFEKVPRIDVNEWTDTRFLDGVLKETGVFAQIDPLGRQIR, encoded by the coding sequence ATGAAAGTATGGCTCCTCTTAAGTGCACTATGGTTTGGGTTACACGCAGCGCCGCTCAGCGCCGGCGAGGCGAAAGCACCGCTCAAGCTGCGCGTCGGTCTGGGGTCGTCACCGGTCCCGCCGCTGCCCAATTCCGTCCTTTGGCTTGCGAAGGACTTGGGCTTCTATCAGCGTGAAGGTCTCGATATCGAGCTAATTGAGTTTCAGGGCACGCCGCTGGCGATTGCGGCGATGATCTCGGGCGATATCGATGTCGGTAACGTCTCGACGTCTGAAGTCATACGACTCAGCGCGACCAAAGGCGCGCCGATGCGCGCGATTCATTCTCCTGACGCGCGGCTCTATTTCTTGATTGCCGCGCGCGACGAGATCAAGTCGCTGCAAGGTTTGGCCGGCAAGACCTTCGGCGTGGCGCGCTTGGGCAGCGTCGATCACACCCAATCGATGTTAACCCTCAAAGCCATGGGCGTGAACCCGGCCAGCCTCACCGTGATCGCCATGGGCGTGCCATCGACCCGCGCGCAAGCGTTGGTTGCCGGCCGGATCGATGCGACTTCCATGTCGGTGGGCACTTGGGTCACGATTCAGCGCGAGTCGGGTGTGAGAGTGCTGGTCGATCACAATACTTTTTTCGAGAACGCGACCGTAGTGGAAAAAGTCAACGCCGCGACGGCCAAAGTGATCGAAGAAAAACCCGAACAGCTACGCCGTTTCACGGCGGCCATCGTCAAAACCGCGCGCCACTTCGCCGACAACCAGGAATCGTGGGTCAACGCCATCACCAAGCGGCGCACCAAGCTCGACCGCGGCGATGCAATGAATCTATGGACAACCTTCAAAAGCTCCTGGGCGGTGAACGGCCTGCTGAATTTAGACATCTACAGAAAGACCGCGGAGTTTTACTACCAAACCGCGAGCTTTGAAAAAGTGCCGCGCATCGACGTCAACGAATGGACCGACACCCGCTTTCTCGACGGTGTGCTGAAAGAGACCGGCGTTTTCGCGCAGATCGACCCATTAGGGCGGCAAATTCGCTGA
- a CDS encoding Rieske 2Fe-2S domain-containing protein, translating into MKSESAYGAGRDQLHHFTKQENDALTRVGPGTVMGNFFRQYWLPVTPSVDVQAPGGRPLRVKLLGEDLVLFRAKNNQLGLIGSFCPHRLAPLFYGRVEDEGLRCAYHGWKFAPDGKCMEMPNVPAESSFCDDIHHAGYPCVEHGGVIWAYLGRGGSQPELPDLEFLRVGDDDRQYRLFYQECNYLQVLEGGIDPTHVMWLHSPYDLGDEELTATQQPDQHRVAQRSGARTPLDVAIADTPGGFTYGAKRPAGDGKSLWRINQFIMPFYTMPPGGDQKQARAYIPVDDESCVKWQIKWFPSKEIKQASKETLRGGFAEEAYDAPTNAVPFGHIRTKAKKANDYLMNWELHQTRRFGIAGVNLQDVAVTENEGPTAILDRTRENLCAGDMTVIKARQMLLDAAQAWRERGANPPGAKDRSVYRVRGCAVVIPDGIDWVEGARATVTVPPE; encoded by the coding sequence ATGAAATCTGAGAGCGCATACGGAGCTGGTCGGGACCAGCTCCATCATTTTACCAAGCAGGAAAACGATGCGTTGACGCGCGTTGGTCCTGGCACGGTGATGGGGAATTTCTTTAGGCAATATTGGCTGCCTGTGACGCCGTCAGTGGATGTGCAAGCGCCAGGCGGACGGCCTTTGCGGGTGAAGCTGCTCGGTGAAGATTTGGTTTTGTTCCGTGCTAAAAATAACCAACTTGGTTTGATCGGTTCTTTCTGTCCGCATCGTCTGGCGCCGCTGTTTTATGGTCGCGTTGAAGACGAGGGACTGCGCTGCGCTTACCACGGCTGGAAGTTTGCGCCGGACGGTAAGTGCATGGAGATGCCGAACGTGCCGGCCGAGTCTTCGTTCTGCGACGATATCCATCATGCCGGGTATCCTTGCGTGGAACATGGCGGCGTAATTTGGGCCTACCTGGGGCGCGGCGGCTCGCAGCCCGAGCTGCCCGATTTGGAATTTCTCCGGGTCGGCGATGACGACCGGCAGTATCGCTTGTTCTACCAAGAATGCAATTATCTCCAGGTGCTCGAAGGCGGCATCGATCCCACCCATGTCATGTGGCTCCACTCACCCTACGATCTTGGTGATGAAGAGCTGACGGCGACGCAGCAACCGGATCAGCACCGCGTGGCGCAGCGCTCCGGTGCACGCACGCCGTTGGACGTGGCCATCGCCGACACCCCCGGCGGTTTCACCTACGGCGCCAAGCGGCCGGCGGGCGATGGCAAGAGCCTGTGGCGCATCAATCAGTTCATCATGCCTTTTTACACCATGCCGCCGGGTGGCGATCAGAAGCAGGCGCGGGCCTACATTCCCGTCGACGATGAGAGCTGCGTCAAGTGGCAGATCAAATGGTTTCCGAGCAAAGAGATTAAACAAGCGTCCAAGGAAACGCTGCGCGGCGGTTTCGCCGAGGAGGCGTATGATGCGCCGACCAATGCGGTGCCGTTCGGTCATATCCGAACGAAAGCGAAAAAAGCCAACGATTATTTGATGAACTGGGAGCTGCACCAGACGCGCCGTTTCGGCATCGCCGGGGTCAATTTGCAGGACGTTGCGGTCACTGAGAACGAAGGGCCAACGGCGATCCTCGATCGCACCAGGGAGAATCTTTGCGCCGGCGATATGACCGTGATTAAAGCGCGCCAAATGTTGTTGGACGCAGCGCAGGCTTGGCGCGAGCGCGGCGCCAATCCTCCGGGCGCCAAAGATCGCAGCGTCTACCGCGTGCGCGGCTGCGCCGTTGTCATTCCCGATGGTATCGATTGGGTCGAAGGCGCGCGCGCGACGGTTACTGTGCCGCCGGAATGA
- a CDS encoding FadR family transcriptional regulator, whose amino-acid sequence MVRPMIAYTSRVDKIANDLQQQITKGKLRPGDRLPAERSLCVSFGVGRTTIREALKTLVARGVIGRKGRGTIIADSQNILQPGLDLAGLAAQVNIKQLYEVRKLIEVQIAGWAAARATPKEIKALRRALDPSLTPRGPHRAFHGALVQAAHNPALAQIYDSGGQIFFRLPFFWKLFDDTEVKAVRERRHEMARRWHEQILQAIEQHDVPEARGAMFQHLDMMEKDLLNRLSPGNDKTALHPLLQDSPMNNNKISPAKRAAR is encoded by the coding sequence TTGGTCAGACCAATGATTGCTTACACCAGCCGCGTCGACAAGATCGCCAATGACCTGCAGCAGCAAATCACCAAGGGCAAACTGCGCCCGGGCGACCGCCTGCCTGCCGAGCGCAGCCTGTGCGTCTCTTTCGGCGTCGGGCGCACCACCATCCGCGAAGCATTGAAGACCCTGGTCGCACGCGGCGTCATCGGCCGCAAAGGGCGCGGCACGATCATCGCCGATTCTCAGAATATCTTACAACCGGGACTCGACCTTGCCGGCCTGGCGGCCCAAGTGAACATCAAGCAGCTCTACGAAGTTCGTAAACTCATCGAGGTGCAAATTGCCGGTTGGGCCGCCGCGCGGGCAACGCCAAAGGAGATCAAAGCGCTGCGCCGTGCCCTCGACCCTTCCCTCACGCCACGGGGCCCTCATCGCGCATTCCACGGCGCCCTTGTGCAAGCGGCGCACAATCCGGCACTGGCGCAGATTTACGACTCCGGCGGCCAAATCTTCTTTCGCCTGCCGTTTTTCTGGAAGCTGTTTGACGACACCGAAGTCAAAGCGGTGCGCGAGCGGCGCCACGAGATGGCGCGGCGCTGGCATGAACAAATCCTGCAAGCGATCGAACAGCATGACGTGCCGGAAGCAAGAGGTGCGATGTTCCAGCATCTCGATATGATGGAAAAGGACTTGTTGAATCGACTGTCTCCTGGAAATGACAAAACCGCGCTGCACCCGCTGCTCCAGGACTCGCCGATGAACAACAACAAAATTTCACCAGCCAAGCGCGCGGCGCGCTAG
- a CDS encoding ABC transporter substrate-binding protein codes for MGCLARPIEAKRKENKKVSSNEKIVVFGPALPMNLTPMWVAHDKGFFKEEGLDVDLRPVQGIPDSQHPRHGWRKNGEIVFQSPGGSPPFRSVLENRDHIDGEVNVVSIANRTAHVFVAKPYVKDVQDLKGRKIAGDLKGGSSMDAKMVMRHFGVDPEKDVTWIDSRGKPPNTERYRLELFDRGDVDAVCCDPPHWNIAVQMGGHALSSCRDFFEIPEAGFSTSPAVIAEKPFVVKGMVRALLRGVMVAKYSKQEALDSILRHNHFINRELANLAYDEVNKEWGPVLNLDAYQRKVDFYTKEWNLPVKPVSDYYNFKYLKEVLDELGMINTWDPRMDFKK; via the coding sequence ATGGGTTGTTTGGCCAGACCAATCGAGGCCAAACGAAAGGAAAACAAAAAAGTGAGTTCCAACGAAAAAATCGTCGTCTTCGGCCCGGCCTTGCCGATGAATCTGACGCCCATGTGGGTGGCGCACGACAAAGGCTTTTTCAAAGAAGAAGGTTTGGACGTCGACTTGCGCCCGGTGCAGGGCATACCCGATAGCCAACACCCGCGCCACGGCTGGCGCAAAAACGGCGAGATTGTTTTTCAGTCGCCCGGCGGCTCGCCGCCGTTTCGCTCGGTGTTGGAGAACCGCGATCACATCGACGGTGAGGTTAACGTGGTCTCGATCGCCAATCGCACCGCGCATGTGTTTGTCGCCAAGCCCTACGTCAAAGATGTTCAGGATTTGAAGGGCAGAAAGATCGCCGGCGACTTAAAGGGCGGTTCGAGCATGGATGCAAAGATGGTGATGCGCCACTTCGGTGTCGATCCGGAAAAAGACGTGACCTGGATCGATAGCCGCGGCAAACCGCCCAACACCGAGCGTTATCGCTTAGAATTGTTTGATCGCGGTGACGTGGACGCGGTCTGCTGCGATCCACCGCACTGGAATATCGCGGTGCAGATGGGCGGCCACGCGCTGAGCTCGTGCCGCGATTTTTTTGAAATTCCCGAGGCGGGGTTTTCGACTTCGCCGGCGGTCATCGCGGAAAAGCCATTCGTGGTCAAAGGCATGGTGCGCGCGCTGTTGCGCGGCGTCATGGTGGCGAAATACAGCAAGCAGGAAGCGCTGGATTCGATTTTGCGCCACAACCATTTCATCAATCGCGAATTGGCCAATCTGGCGTACGATGAGGTAAACAAGGAGTGGGGACCGGTGCTCAACCTGGATGCTTACCAGCGCAAGGTCGATTTTTACACCAAAGAATGGAATCTGCCGGTGAAGCCGGTGAGCGACTACTACAATTTCAAATATTTGAAAGAAGTGCTCGACGAGTTGGGCATGATCAATACCTGGGACCCGCGAATGGATTTTAAGAAATAA
- a CDS encoding non-ribosomal peptide synthetase: MDRQQHRTLELPPEQAAIRANCFHPIGTASDFGRDHVEQSLAQRFERMARLHPLRLAAKTDQRSLTYEELNVNANRIAWAILDRCSGDAEPVVILFDHDCDMLAAILGVLKAGNIYVPLDSSYPEARLGFMLEDSHARLIVTNQANLAQAHSLTKDARMVMNVDELAGSLPDRNPGCMVGPDASALIMYTSGSTGQPKGVVQNHRNLLHRIFAYTRDVHICAQDRLSLLSYCSSNMSLRDIFGALLNGACLCPFDVGHQGVGRLAQWLLRQGITIYFSTPSVFQQLPDVLSGNEAFPNLRVIHLGGEAVGRKNLEIFQKYFTRQCIMLNSLGSAECGTVREHFFDRHSVITDNTLPVGYAVDDKEILLLDEGGKYLESDQVGQIAVRSRYLFPGYWRRPDLTQAVFLPNPGGGQERIYLTGDCGRLRADGCLVYGGRKDFMVKVRGHRVEIQEIESLLASLPMIKDAAVLAREEDGETSHLTAYIVPLGGAPLQATELRKLLGEQLPSYMVPTAFVVVDFLPLSPSGKVDRQALALRHEKKRILTADFVAPKTPLKQMLSRIWAEVLGLDRVGINDNFYELGGHSLAAMQIINQIDKQLQIEVPLQSLLGAPTIAQMAGIMNENTARKIAASQSERTLAELESLPDETAERLIAGSHIDRPEPKN, translated from the coding sequence ATGGATCGACAACAACATCGCACCCTAGAGCTGCCGCCAGAGCAGGCCGCGATTCGCGCAAACTGTTTTCATCCTATCGGAACGGCCAGCGATTTTGGCCGAGACCATGTTGAGCAGTCGTTGGCCCAAAGATTCGAGCGTATGGCGCGGCTCCATCCACTGCGGCTTGCGGCGAAAACCGACCAGCGAAGCCTAACCTATGAAGAGCTTAACGTGAACGCTAATCGCATTGCGTGGGCTATTCTCGATCGCTGCAGCGGCGATGCGGAGCCGGTGGTTATCTTGTTTGACCATGATTGCGACATGCTCGCGGCGATCTTGGGGGTATTGAAGGCCGGAAATATCTACGTTCCCCTGGACAGCTCCTATCCGGAGGCGCGTCTTGGCTTCATGCTGGAGGATAGTCACGCTCGCTTGATTGTCACGAACCAAGCCAATCTCGCTCAGGCTCACAGCCTTACCAAAGATGCGCGCATGGTAATGAACGTCGATGAGTTAGCAGGGAGTCTGCCGGATAGAAACCCCGGATGCATGGTCGGGCCGGATGCGTCGGCGCTGATCATGTACACTTCCGGCTCCACGGGTCAGCCAAAAGGAGTCGTGCAGAACCATCGGAACTTACTGCACCGGATATTCGCGTACACACGCGACGTGCATATCTGCGCGCAAGACCGGCTCTCGCTTCTTAGTTATTGCAGCTCCAATATGTCGCTGAGAGATATCTTTGGCGCCTTGCTCAACGGTGCCTGTCTCTGTCCCTTCGACGTTGGTCACCAAGGCGTAGGGCGGCTCGCACAGTGGCTCCTTCGACAGGGGATCACGATCTACTTTTCGACCCCGTCGGTTTTCCAACAGTTACCGGATGTCCTGAGCGGCAATGAGGCCTTTCCGAACTTGCGGGTTATCCATCTAGGAGGTGAGGCTGTTGGGCGGAAAAATCTGGAGATATTCCAGAAGTACTTCACCCGGCAATGCATCATGCTGAACTCTCTTGGCTCGGCGGAATGCGGCACGGTGCGAGAACATTTTTTCGACCGCCACAGCGTCATCACGGACAACACTCTGCCCGTCGGCTATGCAGTCGATGACAAAGAGATTCTCCTCCTGGACGAAGGAGGGAAGTATCTGGAGTCCGACCAAGTGGGTCAGATCGCCGTGCGCAGCCGATATCTATTTCCGGGGTACTGGAGAAGGCCCGATCTCACCCAAGCTGTGTTTTTGCCCAATCCTGGCGGCGGTCAAGAACGAATATATCTGACCGGCGATTGCGGTCGCTTGCGGGCCGATGGGTGCCTGGTCTACGGCGGACGCAAGGATTTCATGGTGAAGGTAAGAGGCCATAGGGTGGAAATCCAGGAGATCGAATCTCTGCTGGCGAGCCTCCCCATGATCAAAGACGCGGCTGTTCTGGCGCGTGAGGAAGATGGCGAAACCAGCCATCTCACGGCTTACATCGTTCCGCTTGGTGGCGCGCCGCTGCAAGCGACAGAGCTGAGAAAGCTGCTGGGCGAGCAGCTTCCTTCATATATGGTTCCCACGGCTTTTGTAGTCGTCGACTTTCTGCCGCTCAGCCCCAGCGGGAAGGTGGACCGGCAAGCGCTGGCCTTGCGGCACGAAAAAAAGCGGATTCTCACCGCGGATTTCGTCGCGCCGAAGACCCCACTGAAGCAGATGCTTTCACGTATCTGGGCCGAAGTGCTGGGCCTAGATCGCGTCGGCATCAACGACAACTTCTACGAGCTCGGCGGCCACTCGCTCGCCGCGATGCAGATCATCAATCAGATTGACAAACAGCTCCAGATCGAAGTGCCGTTGCAATCCCTGCTCGGTGCGCCGACAATCGCCCAAATGGCAGGGATCATGAATGAAAATACCGCCAGAAAAATTGCCGCGTCGCAGTCGGAAAGGACCTTGGCGGAGTTGGAGTCCCTGCCTGATGAAACCGCAGAGCGGCTTATCGCTGGGTCCCATATAGACAGGCCGGAGCCGAAAAATTAG
- a CDS encoding SDR family oxidoreductase, whose protein sequence is MAADLARKSAPSSPVILVTDGGSGIGFGIARKFAAMGYDVAIASADRERCKRVLVSLEKYECRRALIAADLRNEKQVQTLLRRTIDQFGRLDVLCNNADIRKLGAMDRVSTSLWDEAMAVNVRGAYLCMKYALPHLKFSKGAIVNIASIAGLVGYAEGSAYCSSKAALIMLSKTTARELAPYGIRVNCICPGATHSPMIAADKIKEPLQEIPLGRVVEPNDVAELALFLASDKASHITGGVYVIDGGVTAGRV, encoded by the coding sequence ATGGCGGCCGACCTCGCAAGAAAGTCAGCACCGAGCAGCCCGGTTATTTTGGTCACCGACGGCGGCTCTGGCATCGGCTTCGGTATTGCGCGCAAGTTTGCCGCCATGGGGTACGATGTCGCGATCGCCAGTGCTGACCGGGAACGCTGCAAACGAGTGCTCGTGAGCCTCGAGAAATACGAGTGCCGGCGGGCGCTGATCGCTGCCGATCTGCGCAACGAAAAACAAGTACAAACGCTGCTGCGCCGGACGATCGACCAGTTCGGTCGGCTCGATGTGCTCTGTAACAATGCCGACATTCGAAAGCTCGGGGCGATGGACAGAGTCTCAACATCCCTGTGGGACGAGGCGATGGCGGTCAATGTGCGCGGTGCCTACCTTTGTATGAAGTATGCGTTGCCCCATCTCAAGTTTAGCAAAGGCGCCATTGTCAACATCGCTTCCATTGCCGGTCTGGTCGGTTACGCCGAAGGGAGCGCTTACTGCTCATCGAAGGCGGCGTTGATCATGTTGAGTAAAACCACGGCGCGCGAACTGGCCCCTTATGGCATTCGCGTCAATTGCATTTGCCCCGGCGCCACTCACTCGCCGATGATAGCGGCGGACAAGATCAAAGAGCCGTTGCAAGAAATCCCGCTTGGCCGTGTCGTTGAACCGAACGACGTCGCGGAGTTGGCGTTGTTTCTCGCTTCCGATAAAGCGAGCCACATCACCGGTGGGGTTTACGTCATCGATGGCGGTGTTACGGCGGGAAGGGTGTAA